A genomic stretch from Musa acuminata AAA Group cultivar baxijiao unplaced genomic scaffold, Cavendish_Baxijiao_AAA HiC_scaffold_1138, whole genome shotgun sequence includes:
- the LOC135671105 gene encoding D-amino-acid transaminase, chloroplastic-like: MEDDVSGHHRVPVYSSATEVVEKLKEKWSSVKKQPYPAMYSSVFGGIILDPTVMVIPIDDHMVHRGHGVFDTAMLMDGYLYELDAHLDRFLRSALKAKITSPFPREILRSILIQMTAASKCKRGSIRYWLSAGPGNFLLSPAGCPEAAFYAVVIDVDYSQCKEGVKVITSTIPMKPPLFATMKNVNYIQNVLSVMEAEEKDAFASIWVDDQGYIAEGPNVNVAFISKGKELLLPPFDKILSGCTVKRLVALAPKLIEKGLLKAIRTAHMTIDQAKDSDEMMFVGSGLPVMPIVQWDDQLIGDGKVGEVTLALSDLLWEDMIAGPERIQVPYN; this comes from the exons ATGGAGGACGACGTTTCAGGTCATCACCGCGTTCCAGTTTACTCGTCGGCCACCGAG GTTGTGGAGAAGCTGAAGGAGAAATGGAGCAGCGTGAAGAAGCAACCGTACCCGGCGATGTATTCCAGCGTCTTCGGGGGGATAATTCTTGATCCGACCGTGATGGTGATCCCCATCGACGATCACATGGTTCATAGAGGGCATGGCGTGTTCGATACCGCCATGCTTATGGATGG GTATCTGTATGAGCTGGATGCCCACTTGGACCGATTCTTGAGGTCTGCGTTGAAAGCAAAGATCACTTCCCCCTTCCCTCGCGAAATTTTGCGTAGTATACTTATCCAAATGACTGCAGCATCCAAGTGCAAAAGGGGCTCAATTAGATACTGGCTGAGTGCAGGTCCCGGGAATTTCTTGTTATCACCAGCAGGCTGTCCAGAGGCCGCCTTCTATGCGGTAGTTATTGATGTTGACTATTCTCAATGTAAGGAAGGTGTCAAAGTTATTACATCCACCATACCAATGAAGCCTCCTCTATTTGCTACTATGAAGAATGTGAACTATATCCAAAATGTTCTTTCGGTAATGGAAGCAGAAGAGAAGGATGCCTTTGCCTCGATCTGGGTTGACGACCAGGGTTATATTGCAGAGGGCCCTAATGTTAATGTTGCATTTATAAGCAAGGGCAAGGAATTGCTGCTTCCACCATTCGATAAGATACTTAGTGGCTGCACCGTTAAGAGGCTTGTGGCGCTAGCACCCAAGTTAATCGAGAAAGGTCTCCTAAAAGCCATCAGGACTGCTCATATGACAATAGATCAAGCTAAAGATTCAGATGAAATGATGTTTGTTGGGAGTGGGCTGCCCGTAATGCCTATAGTGCAGTGGGATGATCAACTAATTGGAGATG GAAAAGTTGGGGAAGTGACGCTCGCTCTCTCTGATCTGCTCTGGGAGGATATGATTGCAGGTCCAGAAAGGATTCAAGTTCCCTATAATTAA
- the LOC135671206 gene encoding ras-related protein RABA1f-like → MAAYRADEEYDYLFKVVLIGDSGVGKTNLLSRFARDEFSFETKSTIGVEFATRTIHVDGKLIKAQIWDAAGQDRYRAITSAYYRGSVGALVVYNLSCHITFENTARWLQELRSHTDPNIVVMVVGNKADLCHIRAVLVEEAQAFASKEKAFFMETSALESINVENAFTKC, encoded by the exons ATGGCGGCGTACAGGGCGGACGAGGAGTACGACTACCTGTTCAAGGTGGTGTTGATCGGGGACTCCGGGGTGGGGAAGACGAACCTGCTCTCCCGCTTCGCCCGCGACGAGTTCAGCTTCGAGACCAAGTCCACCATCGGCGTCGAGTTCGCCACCCGCACCATCCACGTCGACGGCAAGCTCATCAAGGCCCAGATATGGGATGCCGCCGGCCAAGATAG ATACCGAGCAATCACAAGCGCATACTATAGAGGATCTGTCGGAGCCCTCGTCGTCTACAACTTGAGTTGCCATATCACCTTCGAGAACACAGCCAGGTGGCTGCAGGAACTGCGAAGCCACACGGACCCAAACATCGTTGTCATGGTCGTGGGCAACAAGGCTGACCTGTGTCACATAAGGGCTGTGTTGGTAGAGGAGGCACAAGCCTTTGCTAGCAAGGAGAAGGCTTTCTTCATGGAGACTTCCGCCCTGGAGTCTATCAACGTGGAGAATGCCTTCACGAAGTGCTGA
- the LOC135671280 gene encoding uncharacterized protein LOC135671280 — MRSLLSRFSRLSRSSPSSILRSPLCHPPPPHRLFSLEHPIRESFPGDHLKWMSVGCRRGSKFATGFTPLEPKQLGSIIDLERAKNCSPEELVSVWDDYHIGRGHIGTSMKAKLYHLLDQRSITCRHFVIPLWRGSGYTSMFIQVQMPHMLFTGLEDYKARGTQASPYFTVTHYTEYADSKDVVLIRGDVVFTSKLSDSEAKWLMETAQSFYLNDVRYKLVERFNKETHEFEFKDVLRALEMPAL; from the exons ATGCGGAGTTTGCTCTCAAGATTCTCACGTCTCTCGAGATCGTCTCCTTCGTCCATTCTTCGATCTCCTCTTTGCCATCCTCCTCCACCTCATCGTCTCTTCTCCCTCGAGCACCCGATCCGGGAATCATTTCCCGGCGACCACCTCAAATGGATGTCGGTAGGATGCCGAAGGGGCTCCAAGTTCGCCACTGGCTTCACCCCCCTAGAGCCAAAACAACTTGGATCCATCATCGACCTGGAGAGGGCCAAGAACTGCTCGCCGGAGGAGCTCGTCTCCGTCTGGGATGAT TATCATATTGGAAGAGGTCATATAGGCACGTCCATGAAAGCAAAGTTATATCATCTATTGGATCAACGATCGATCACCTG CCGGCATTTCGTCATTCCATTGTGGAGGGGGAGTGGCTATACCAGCATGTTCATCCAAG TGCAGATGCCACACATGCTCTTCACAGGCCTTGAGGATTACAAGGCCAGAGGAACCCAAGCAAGCCCCTACTTCACAGTCACCCATTACACTGAATATGCAGACAGCAAGGATGTAGTGCTCATTCGTGGAGACGTCGTGTTCACCAGCAAGCTCAGTGACTCAGAAGCAAAATGGCTTATGGAGACTGCTCAGTCATTCTATCTGAATGATGTGCGGTACAAACTTGTTGAACGCTTCAACAAAGAGACTCATGAATTTGAGTTCAAAGATGTTCTCCGGGCACTAGAAATGCCAGCCCTTTGA